Proteins from a single region of Nocardioides anomalus:
- a CDS encoding FadR/GntR family transcriptional regulator, whose protein sequence is MSATPEHLPAAVLRPVRGHHAFEACVEQLATAIRLGVYPRGTTLPPERLLAEHLQVSRATLREAMAALREAGLVETTRGRGGGTVVTLKPRTPSARAAARTTAARRREWLDVLDFRRIVEPGAAALAASRGLDDVRLGHLQRAHAEVVAARKPAEHRQADSRFHLTVAALAESSRLVESVTSVQATLHEMLLAIPVLEANIAHSDRQHAALVKAITAGHATKARTVMEEHCDDTAALLRGLVG, encoded by the coding sequence ATGAGCGCGACCCCCGAGCACCTGCCGGCGGCGGTACTCCGCCCGGTGCGCGGGCACCACGCGTTCGAGGCGTGCGTGGAGCAGCTCGCGACCGCGATCCGGCTCGGCGTGTACCCGCGAGGCACCACGCTGCCGCCCGAGCGACTGCTGGCCGAGCACCTGCAGGTCTCCCGGGCCACGCTCCGCGAGGCCATGGCCGCCCTCCGCGAGGCCGGGCTGGTGGAGACCACGCGCGGTCGCGGCGGCGGCACCGTGGTGACCCTCAAGCCGCGGACCCCGTCCGCCCGTGCGGCGGCCCGGACCACCGCGGCCCGGCGCCGCGAGTGGCTCGACGTGCTCGACTTCCGGCGCATCGTGGAGCCCGGGGCGGCGGCCCTGGCCGCCTCGCGCGGCCTCGACGACGTGCGGCTCGGTCACCTCCAGCGCGCGCACGCCGAGGTGGTCGCGGCCCGCAAGCCCGCCGAGCACCGCCAGGCCGACTCGCGCTTCCACCTCACGGTCGCTGCCCTGGCCGAGTCCAGCCGGCTCGTCGAGTCGGTGACCTCGGTGCAGGCCACCCTGCACGAGATGCTGCTGGCCATCCCGGTCCTCGAGGCGAACATCGCCCACTCCGACCGCCAGCACGCCGCCCTGGTCAAGGCCATCACCGCCGGCCACGCCACCAAGGCGCGCACGGTCATGGAGGAGCACTGCGACGACACGGCCGCGCTGTTGCGCGGGCTGGTGGGTTAG